The Theileria parva strain Muguga chromosome 1, complete sequence, whole genome shotgun sequence DNA window tattattaacaagTGGTAGATTTCCGTGTGTGTAGTATATGGTCGGGTAGTTCAGAAAGGGGGCTGAAATTGGCGTGTTTTTAAGATATTTAGTCCTCATTCTAAAGCCTTGCAACTTCATTAACGTttttaaatagtaaatCTGGTTCCCAGACACTTGTCTCCAACTTTGTGACCCAAGTTTCCAACTTTCTGATGGAAGTTCCAAGCATTGTGACCCAAGTTTCCGACCTTGTGACGTAAGTTCCGAACATTGTGAAGAAAGTTCAGTACTATCAGTTTGGTGTAAATGTGAGAAGCTGTGGTTTGTGTAGTTATTTTCATAACTGTAGTTTGTGTAGATATTTTCAAAAGTGTTTGAAAGTATGTTTAAGCAGTTGACTAGAAAGTTCTCGTCGAATGTTGCGAGTAGACTGTAAAGATGTTCGTGTGTTATGTACCAGTCTTCATACTCCTCTAGACATGATAGATAACAGCGTTTACTTAGGTTTTCTAGCCCTGCCTGGCTAAATAGTCTCCCTGCCATCACTAGCTGGAATATCTTCTTTTTCGGCTTTGAACAGAGGTTTGAGCTGAGTTCTATGAAAACAGCAGATCTTGCAAATTCACTTTTGGTGGACGGTTGTAGAATTGCGTTGTTTGACAGTAGCTTGCTGAACTCTTCGTACTCGCCCAGTAACACCGACAAGGTGTTTGTAAAAAAAGACTCCCACGGGTGTTCGTGCTTGTTATATATCAAACTTGCCTTGTCAAGGTGTGATATTATACTTGAAATTTCTATATTTTTGTCAGAATCCTCCCCCTGCTTTTCACCAGGGCTTTGAGGCTTAAATTTACAGTTGTACAGGTGAATTCCGTACAATAAATGTGACAAGGCGTGGATCTCATGGTCCAAAGTCGACTTTGACACGCTGGAAATGAACGAGTCATTTCCCGTCCCAAGTTCGTCACACAGTAGCATAAACAAGTTTGACAAGTTCTTAAGAGGTTCGgattttattatcttaAGAGGCTCAGACTTTGGGATCTTTTGTGGCTCAGACTTTGGGATCTTTTGTGGCTCAGACTTTGGGATCTTTTGTGGCTCAgattttagtattttagatGAGATTTTTACGCCTTTAAAAAAGGCGTTCAAACTTGTGACGTTGGACTCCAAGTTTTTATAGCAGGAGTCGATGAATTTGGAGGCAAAATCAAAGAGCTTTGAGTAGTCAAAGTCCTCAAAGCTCTGGAGTATTAAATACTGCAcgttaaatttgttaattacTACGCTGAAATTCGTTGCGTTACCGTGTGAgaagtaaattattgtcACTGGGAAGCCTGAATAGTTTTCCAGAACCTCCTCCAACTGCCTGAAATCGTCGTCATTGTCCAGGAAAATGAACACGCCGTTCCGCTCAAGAGCGGTTTCAAACCTCTCATTCGCCTTAATTCTCAGGATTTTTGCCAGCGTGAAGCACCAGTCCTGAAACCACCTCGAATACTTCTCATTCCTGTCTCCTAATGTGTTTTCCAGTGTTTTTCCCACTTCTCGGTCATTTTTTTCGAGAGAATCCAGGAGGCTCTGGACCAGGTCATTTTCCCGCAAAGTTTCCAAAGTGTTAAACTCCTCAAATGAGAACAGAGAAGATTTAGGATGtctttttattatgtttTGTACCAACTCTAACGGGGAGCATCCTGCACATTTGATGATTTTTTCAGCGGCTCTTGGAAACGGCCTTACAACAATCAAAGGACCAACATacaaactaattaaatcaTCCAGTATCCGATTGTCCATAACAACTTTAGTTCACAATTTATTCTCAATTCACAGAAAATCAACATTCCTGacaataaatattaaatattataaattgtgtagaaaAATGTAGAAAAATGTAGAAATTGTgtagaaaatgtgtagaaattgtgaaaaataatattaaaaataatactaaaattataccaaaaatagtgtaaaattagtgtaaaattagtataaaattagtgtaaaattagtgtaaaattagtataaaattagtataaacttagtataaaattagtgtggaaaaattataaatgtgtattagaGTTCGTCGTTGGACCAGTCGTAATCTTCCTGTTTGCTTCGGAGTTTTTCGACGTCGAGTCCGCGGGACTTGAGGTGGTCGAACATGGCCTGCTCTCCCTCGGCGTCGTCGACGCTCCCCCGCGTCACCTCAAACCCCTCAGGGTCCTTACCCGCAAATATCTCCTCCAACTCCAAGCCACCATCCATACCCTTTTCTTCTGGAGATTTTGGTTCTGGAGATTCTGTTTCTGTAGACTGTGTAGATTTTGTATCTGTAGACCCTGTAGATCCTTCTGTAGACCCTGTAGATCCTTCTGTAGACTGTGTAAATCCTTGTGTAGACTGTGTAGACTCCATTTCTAGTTGCATCTTTTTGAGGTGTTCGGGTACGGGAGTTTCGACTTTGTCGACTTCGAAGTCGTCGAGTGTGAGGTTTTTGGAGAATTCGAAGTCGCGTTCGACAAAGTCGCCGAGTGACCTGTTCAGCTTCTCGTACAGGTAATTGACAACCAGCTGCGGCTCCTCCAACACAAACCCACTCTTCAACTTTGCCGCATTGTACAACAACTTAAACAACCTATCCAACCGCCTCATATACCTACTCTTCCTCTCCAACAACTCTCTTCTCTCAACATCTGTAGATTGATCATCCGTAGGTTTTTTATCTTCCTCCCTCTCACTATCCTTCTCCCCCTCGGTATCCTTCTCCCCCTCGGTATCCTTCTCCCCCTCGGTATCCTTCTGCTGCCTCTCCTTCTCCACCCTCTCCGTATCATTTCGTTGATCTAATTTTTGTGTTTGAGTGTAGAGGTATAGAAGTTTGACCATGATTGGGTGATCGGGGTTGAGTTCGAGTACTTTGCTGTTGAGTTTGTTGAACATGTCGAAGCTGTCGTCTCTGTGTACAGCGTAGGACTTCATGAGTTTTTCCATGTGGGAGGACATTGACCACTCGGAGGCCACGACTGTGCAGGGGTCTTCCACGAGTCTCCTAGAGAGCTTAACTCCCGAGGTTTCGGGTAACAAGTCCTTGAGGTACAGAATGAGCGGTTTGTACTTTGTTTCCTTACGCTCCTCCTCCTTCTGCTCCTCGTCGGTTAGCTTCAGGTTCAAATCCGCCTTTTGCACGTTTTTAAACTTCTTTCCCCTGTGCTCCTCCAACTTTGTCAGACACCCCTCGTCCATAGTGTCGTGCAAGTACAAAACGTCAAATTTCCGCTTCTTGAGACCCTGGAGGTGCGGCATCTGCTTCAGGTCCTCGTAACTCTCACTCGTAACATAATATATCTCAGTCTGCTCCTCGGGCATTTTATCAACGTACTCGTCAAACGTTAGCTCCTTTTCACTAAACAAAGTTTTGTACCTCAGCAGCCTCGCAATCTTCTTCCGGTTCTGGTCATCGTCATAACAACCCACCTTCAAACTACCCTTGAAACCGTTGTAGAATTTACTGTACCTATCAACCTCCTTCAGCCGCTTCTCCAACCCCTTCCGCCTCAATTCCACGTCAGCCGACCATAAACTTTTTTTCCCACCCTTCTTATTTTTCTCATTATCCTCCATATTCTCCTCTTTATCCCGTTGATTTTTGGATGATAGTTCGAATTCCTTGAATTCCTTGTCATTTCTCTTTTTCCAGTCCTTTTTGTAGGTGTTCCACTCCTTTTCCTCTTTTACAGATTTTACCTTCTCCAGCTCATCTTCAACCTCCTTAACATCTTCGTAAGACTTTTTCATGACGTCGTAAAGAGTGTCAAGAACTGTTCTGACCACTTTTTTCCCAATGAGTTTAACGAGTTTGCTCTGCTGTAGATATTCCCTGGACACGTTCAGCGGGAACGAGTCTGAGTCTACGACACCGTAAACTGAGAACAGATACCTCGGGATAAAATCCCTCATCTCCTGGGACACCAGCACTCTCCTTGAGTATAACTTTACGTTGTGGCCTACCGATTCTGAGCTAAAGTACATTGCGGGCGGAGAGCTTGGAATGTATAAAAGCGCCTTAAAGTCCACATCGCCTTCCGCTGTGAAGTGGACGTGCGCCAGAGGCTCGTCAGTCTTACCACTAATTGTCTTGTAAAACTCGTTGTACTCCTGCTCTGTAATTGTGTTCTTGTTCCTGGTCCAGATCTGCTGAGTCTCATTCACCTTTACCCATCCGAGCTCCTGCTTATCCTTCAGTTTCTTGTAAAGCTGGATTGGGTACTTTACAAACTGGctgtattttttaaccaAATTCTCCAAAACATCAGTTTTAAGGTAATCTGTAGCATCTTCTCTCAGCTCCAAAGTGATAAGAGTGCCATGATCTCCCAGGCTGTTATCCGTGTCCTCGTACAGCTCATAGCTATTTGCCGCTGAGGATCTCCAAACGTACTGTTTATCTTCGTAGTTTTTAGACTGGACCAGCACTGTGTCTGCCACCAGAAACGCAGAGTAAAATCCGACACCAAACTGACCAATCAAGTTCGGGTCATTTCCCACTTTAGAGAGCGAATCCAGGAAATTTGCAGTGCCAGACTTTGCTATTGTTcccaaattattcattagCTCAGACTTTGTCATGCCTACTCCGTTATCCCAAATTGTCAGTAACCTCTTCTTAGGGTATGACCGGATTCTCACGAATAACTCCACGTCCTTGTCTTTATAGTTTTTTTGTAACGCTGTGATCTTGTACTTTTCTAACGCGTCGGCGCTGTTTGAAACCAGCTCCCGCAGGAAAATATCCTTGCTGGAATACAGCGAGTTTACGATAATGTCCAGAAGCCTCGTAACTTCCGCCTGGTACTCGTATTTTTCAGATTTCGCAGAAtctttaaataatttttcactCGTTAAAACCGATGAATCCTCTGACATGTCCAGGAGCTCCTCCTCAGAAAGCGCCGCAGGCGCTTCATCCTCAACTTTGATTTCGTCAAAGCTCACCGGGTCCTCAACCACCTCCAAATCATCCGACTCGTCGCAAAACGCGAAATTATCCCCCCTGCTGaggtataaaataaaaataagcCTTAAAAGGAACAAACTAATATTCATGATCTGTTATTCTACGATTAAAAAAGGAACACGAGATCACTGTGTTATATAACAGAAGACTTTAGATATTATACTTTTACAAGTCTAAATTgtacattaaattataagtAAACTCCTTTAAAATTGGATTCCACTTGTAGTGTCacacaaataaattatttaacttttttatttccactttaaatttgt harbors:
- the hspD gene encoding Hsp90 family protein, whose amino-acid sequence is MNISLFLLRLIFILYLSRGDNFAFCDESDDLEVVEDPVSFDEIKVEDEAPAALSEEELLDMSEDSSVLTSEKLFKDSAKSEKYEYQAEVTRLLDIIVNSLYSSKDIFLRELVSNSADALEKYKITALQKNYKDKDVELFVRIRSYPKKRLLTIWDNGVGMTKSELMNNLGTIAKSGTANFLDSLSKVGNDPNLIGQFGVGFYSAFLVADTVLVQSKNYEDKQYVWRSSAANSYELYEDTDNSLGDHGTLITLELREDATDYLKTDVLENLVKKYSQFVKYPIQLYKKLKDKQELGWVKVNETQQIWTRNKNTITEQEYNEFYKTISGKTDEPLAHVHFTAEGDVDFKALLYIPSSPPAMYFSSESVGHNVKLYSRRVLVSQEMRDFIPRYLFSVYGVVDSDSFPLNVSREYLQQSKLVKLIGKKVVRTVLDTLYDVMKKSYEDVKEVEDELEKVKSVKEEKEWNTYKKDWKKRNDKEFKEFELSSKNQRDKEENMEDNEKNKKGGKKSLWSADVELRRKGLEKRLKEVDRYSKFYNGFKGSLKVGCYDDDQNRKKIARLLRYKTLFSEKELTFDEYVDKMPEEQTEIYYVTSESYEDLKQMPHLQGLKKRKFDVLYLHDTMDEGCLTKLEEHRGKKFKNVQKADLNLKLTDEEQKEEERKETKYKPLILYLKDLLPETSGVKLSRRLVEDPCTVVASEWSMSSHMEKLMKSYAVHRDDSFDMFNKLNSKVLELNPDHPIMVKLLYLYTQTQKLDQRNDTERVEKERQQKDTEGEKDTEGEKDTEGEKDSEREEDKKPTDDQSTDVERRELLERKSRYMRRLDRLFKLLYNAAKLKSGFVLEEPQLVVNYLYEKLNRSLGDFVERDFEFSKNLTLDDFEVDKVETPVPEHLKKMQLEMESTQSTQGFTQSTEGSTGSTEGSTGSTDTKSTQSTETESPEPKSPEEKGMDGGLELEEIFAGKDPEGFEVTRGSVDDAEGEQAMFDHLKSRGLDVEKLRSKQEDYDWSNDEL